The stretch of DNA TTCCGGTATCCATTTGATGAAAAAATAAGGAAATACCCGGCTCAGCTCCATTATTTGTTCTAATAATGGACGGAATTCTTTGTTCTTTGTGTATTCCTTATCGATTGCCTGTACGGCTGCCTGGGAATCCGAACGTAAGGAAATGATGGCTTCAGGGTGCTCTTCACGACAGATTTCCAAAGCCTTGATGATGGCCCAGAATTCAGCTTGATGATTCGACATCATCCCTAGCGGAATGCTGTATGTCTTGCGGACACCTTCTTTTATGACCACGATCCCAGCTCCGCTTTCCCCTGGATTGCCGCTGGAAGCACCATCGGTATAGACCTCGATCAATCCCCATCCCTCCTAATCGTTGATATTCCTGTACATTCTTTTTGCTCCGTAAAGGAACGGTGTAGAGATGATGCTGACCACAAATTTCAGCACATACGTCGAAATGAAGATTTCCAGCCAAACGGAGCCTTCATAAGCCCCGGCGAAAGCAATTGTGCAGAAGACGAGTGTGTCAAGCAGCTGACTGAGCATCGTGCTTCCATTATTTCGCACCCAAAGGAATTTATCATCAGGGAGCATACGTTTGACCAGTGCATACAGCCAAACATCGACATATTGACTGATGGCAAATGCAATCAGGCTTCCCAGTGCAACTCGGGGGATGAATCCGAATATCGTACGGAGGGATGATTGGGCAAAGTCGCTTGGCGCTGGATCAAACAATAGCACAAACTGCATGATGACAGTCATGATGATCAAGGTAGCGAAGCCGAGGCCCACAGCTTTCCTGGCGATTTTCTTCCCATAGTTTTCGTTCAGTATATCTGAAGCCAAGAAGATGGTTCCATATATGATGTTACCCATTGTTGCAGTCAAACCGAACAGCTCGATTGTCTTCGTCACCTGTATATTTGCCAATACCGTCGCCATGCCTACCCAAACGAACAGCCCAAGGCGTCCGAATAGCCGATACATGATCAGCAGCAGGGCGAAGTTGATGATGGAAAAAGCAATCCAAAGTAAATCGTTATGCAATGCGGCTCCTCCTAGTGAAATTTACTTAGACAATGGAAGAGTATACGCGCTTTTCCCAGAGCATGCAACTTATGGAAGGATTCCGTATACAGAAAAGCGGCAATCCCGAGGATTGCCGCTTGCGCTTATATTATAGTTTTACTACGTTAGCTGCTTGAGGTCCTCTTTCTCCTTCAATTACTTCAAAGGATACTTCCTGACCTTCTTCAAGATTCTTGAAGCCTTCTTCCTGGATGGCGGAGTAATGTACAAACACATCGTTACCGTCCTCTACTTGAATGAACCCGTAACCTTTTTCAGCGTTGAACCATTTTACAATTCCGTTTGGCATATTCCTTATCCTCCTAAAGACGTTTCACAGAAAACGCATGAGATAATACAAAAAAGACGTGCATGAATTGAAAAAGGCAGTCTGCTAGAGGGGCGGAATTACTTTAGCTCCTCTAACAAGCTGCCGACGTTCGTATTCCGCTCATCTTGTTTGCTTGTCACAAATATAGCTTATTTTGAAAAATGCGTCAAGTAGGGAAAAACGAGGATTTGTTGGGAAAGTAATCGCTTTCCGGGTGAATTGAAATGGTTTATCGCCCTTTCTTTCTTGTCAATTTGCGACAGGAACGCGTTTTTTCGTCAAGAAAGGATCTTCGTTGAAGGGGAGTAAGGATTCCATTACAATGTAGTTGATCGTATTTTGTCGGAAGGAGGCAGACGGTTGACCATTCAAATTGGCGTTACCGGATGGGGTGACCACGACAAACTTTATCCAGATACAAAAGCAAGACAACAAAAATTAAAAACATATGCGACACATTTTGATGTTGTCGAGGTGGATGCTTCCTTTTACGCTATTCAGCCAATCAGCAATTATGTGAAATGGGTGCAAGAGACACCGGACAATTTTTCATTCATCATCAAAGCGCATCAGGATATGACCGGCCAAAGCCGAAAAAAAATGACTCGCTCGGAAGCAGCTTCCTTATTCGATGACTTTTTAGCATCGATTCAGCCTGTCGTGGAAGCTCGCAAGCTGGCTGCCATCCTCTTCCAGTTTCCTCCTTGGTTCCAGGTGGAGAAGGCGAGCATCAGTCGGCTGCGTTATATACGTGAGCTTACAAAGGGACTGCCGGTAGCGATCGAATTCCGACATCAGTCTTGGTATGCAGAGGAATACCGGGAAAGAACGCTCGGCTTGCTGCAGGAACTTGAATTCATACATACAGTTTGCGATGAACCGCAAGCAGGGAGCGGCTCTGTCCCTGCTGTGCCGGTTTCCACGAATGAGCAGCTTACACTTGTCCGTTTCCACGGCCGCAATGTTCATGGGTGGAACCAGAACGGGCGGGAGGATTGGCGTAAAGTACGTTTTCTTTACCGATATAATCAGACTGAATTGACAGAATGGCGGGAACTCGCGCTTGCCTTGGAACAATCGAGCAAACGTGTCATTCTGCTATTCAACAATAATTCAGGCGGCGATGCCAGCGATAATGCCAAGGATATGATGCAGCTCCTCGGCCAGAAGCTGCCGGATCCACCGCCGGAACAACTGAACTTATTCGATTAGGAAGGGCGATGAACGATGGAGCAAATGGAACAACTGGAGGAGATGGAGCGTTATGCATACACCATCTTCCGTAAAGATGCGACAGGCCATGATTTCTATCATATGAAACGGGTAGCCAAGATGGGAAGGAAAATCGCATTTGCCGAAGGTGCCGATCCGTTCCTGACAGAAGCGATCGGCTGGATGCATGATATTGGAGATCATAAGCTATTTGACGAGCCTGCAGATGCAGTGGCCGAGGCTCAGGGATTCCTGCGCCGTATCGGAATGGAGGAGGACATCATACAGGAGATCTTCCTGGCTTGCCGGAAGATCTCGTTCAGTAAAGGACGGATTCCGGATTCTTTGGAAGGAAGGATCATCCAGGATGCGGATCGTTTGGACGCGATCGGCGCCATCGGGATTGCCCGGACATTTGCTTTCGGGGGAGCAGCCAGCCGTCTCATCCACTGGCCGAATGACCCAAAGCAGTCGAGTGTCCAGCATTTTTATGATAAACTGTTAAAATTGAAAGAAACACTGCATACGAAAACAGCTGTACATATTGCTGAATCCAGGCATGCTTTCATGCAGGATTTCCTGGATCAGTTCTTTGCGGAATGGGATATGCCGTGTGACGATATACGATAAAGGAATGATATTTTTATGAAAACTTCTGAACAAGCCTATCTGGATTTATGCAGATATGTTTTGGAAAATGGCACCAAGAAAGAAGATCGTACAGGCACGGGCACTGTCTCGGTTTTTGGCTATCAGATGCGCTTTGATCTCCAGCAGGGCTTTCCATTGCTGACAACCAAGCGTGTCCCATTCCGTCTGATTGCAAGCGAACTGCTCTGGTTCCTCAAGGGAGATACGAATATCCGTTATTTGCTGGAGCATGACAATAACATCTGGAATGAATGGGCTTTTAAAAACTGGGTGGAAAGTGATGCGTATGACGGTCCGGATATGACCGATTTCGGCCGCCGCTCCCTGCAGGATGAAGAGTTTCGGGTCATGTATGAAAGTCAGATGGAGAAATTCAAGCAGCTGATCCTGACCGATGATGCTTTCAGCGAACGCTTCGGACATCTTGGAGATGTATATGGCAAGCAGTGGCGGAGCTGGGAAACGACAAAAGGGGACAGCATCGATCAATTGCAAGATGTAATTGAAACCATCAAGAAAAACCCGGATTCAAGAAGATTGATAGTGTCCGCATGGAACCCAGAGGATGTCCCGACGATGGCACTTCCGCCATGCCACACGATGTTCCAGTTCTACGTAGCCGACAATAAGCTTTCCTGCCAGCTGTATCAGCGCAGCGGGGATATCTTCCTTGGCATCCCATTCAATATAGCAAGCTACAGCCTGCTTACGCATCTTATTGCCAAGGAATGCGGATTGGAAGTAGGGGAATTCATCCACACGATCGGTGATGCGCATCTGTATTCGAATCACCTTGAACAGGTGGAAACGCAGCTCGGCCGCACACCGAAAGCATTGCCATCCTTGGAAATCAAGGAAAGCTTCAGCTCCGTGTTTGATGCGTCGATGGAGGACTTGGAAATCATCGGATACGAACCGCATCCGGCAATAAAGGCACCTGTTGCCGTTTAAGGAGGAACAGTATGATTTCGCTGTTATTTGCAATGGATCAGAACCGGGGTATCGGATACAAAAATGACATGCCATGGCATCTTCCGCGTGACTTGCGTTTTTTCAAAGAGAAGACGACCAATCAAATCATCGTAATGGGGAGAAAGACACTAGACTCGATGAATGGTGCATTGCCGAATCGGGACAATGTCGTCCTTACAAGGGATAAAGCTTTTAAATCAGAAGATGTCACTGTCCTGCATGATGTCGACGAAGTGAAGGAATTAGCGGACAAGCATCCTGAACAGGAAATCTTCATCATCGGTGGAAGTGAGATATTTTCACAGACATTGGATATTGCTGACCGTATCTATATGACATATATAGAGGAAAGCTTCCCGGCAGATCGCTATTTCCCCGACTTTCCTTTGGATGATTGGGTGGAAACAAAGCGTGAAAAAGGTATAAAGGATGAAAAAAATCCCTATGATTATTACTTCATCCAATATGATCGGGTGAAGAACTGAAATGTTATATGTATTCCTGCCACCTGCTTGCTTTTTCCTGTTGATTGCATTGACAATCTATTATCCAGTTTGGAGAAAAAAGTGAAGCAGTGCAGAAAGAAGGTGAATGAATGCGGTCTTTTTACCATTTTATGATGACATACCGGGGACGGAGAAAGCCGACGGATGAGAGTAAACTTGCCGACTGGATATTTATGGACCATAATTTTCCGAAGCATAGCACATCTTATGATGAAATCAGTGAGTACTTGGAATGGAATAGCCCTTTCCATGGAGCATTGCAGGTTTTTGATCGGCTATGGCGGACATATGAAACAACAGAATAAATGAAAAAAATGCCTGTATCACCAGATACAGGCATTTTTTTCTGGCATCCCAGGTAAAATTTCGGCAAATTACATTGAAAGTTCAGGAATTTATTTATACTATGGAAATATCGCTAGGTGGTGTAAGTTTATGGAATATATCGGTTTGGCTTTAGTGAGTGTCATATTGGCTTATTTGCTCGGAACGCTGAATGCAGCCTATTATATGATGAAATGGAAGCATGGAATAGATATCCGGACGATTGGCAGCGGGAATGCCGGCGCGACGAATGCAGGCAGGGCAATGGGCAAGAAAGGTTTCTTTTTGGTACTTATATTCGATTTAGCGAAGGGGATGCTTGCTGTCCTGTTCGTTCGCGAGAGCGGACAGACGGAGCTTATTGCAGGTTTGAGTGTCATTGCAGCAGTATTGGGTCACATTTTCCCGGTTCAGCTCCGTTTCAAGGGGGGCAAAGGAATCGCTGTGTCCCTGGGGGCACTTATCATCTTTTCCCATCAAGCAACCCTCCTGCTGCTTGCGATCTTCCTATTCATCTATCTTATCGTCAGAAGATTCAGCATCTCCGGTCTGCTCGCCTATGGCTGCACAGCCGTCCTGCTTCCGATTTTACGTTTCGATATGCTGACAATCGCTGTTTACGTTGTAGTGACTGTCTTTATTTTGGCAGCCCATCGTACGCATTTGAAAGCTGCCTGGAGCTATTTGCTATTACGTAACGAAAGGTGATATACGATGAATTCGACGCAATTACAATACAAAATCGCAACCGAACCATGGGAATTCGAACAGATACACACCCTCAACTACCGGACGTTCACCGAAGAGATTCCCCAGCACGAAGTCAATCAGGAACGCAGGAGAATCGATCGGTTCAATGAGGAAAATACATATATTATCGGAATTGACGACAAGAAAGTCGTTGCAATGATTGCCATCCGTTCCACCAGACCATTTTCGCTGGATGAAAAATTGGACAGCTTGGATCGCTACCTGCCTCCTCATGCAGCCAAATGCGAAATAAGGCTGCTCGCCGTGGAACAAGCATATCGGGATGGATTCGTATTCTTCCGGCTGGCTGAGGCCCTCATTCGATACTGCCTGGAAAATGGTTTTGATATGGCCGTGATTTCCGGGGTTTTACGCCAGCAGAAGTTATATAAACATATGGGGTTCGTCCCATTCGGACCATTGACGGGCGCCGGGGCTGCCCAGTTCCAGCCGATGTATGTGACCGAAGCATTGTTCCAGAAGAAAGCACGGGCCTTTCAGCGCATACTTCGCAACGGACAAGATCCGATCAGCTTTTTGCCTGGGCCGGTGCCGATGGCAGAGCAAGTGAAAAAAGCGATGGGAGGGACGGCATGCTCCCATCGCGCGCCTGCTTTTCTTGAACAGCTCGACCAGCTTCGCACGAAGCTAAGGAATATTACACAAGCAGCTCATGTCCAGATCCTGCTCGGATCCGGTACATTGGGAAATGATGCCGTGGCAGCCCAGCTGCGCAATCTAGATCAGAATGGCCTCATCCTTGTAAGTGGAGAATTCGGTGCCAGACTGACAGATCATGCCAGGCGGGCGGGTCTGCGGTTTGCCACAGTGGAAATCCCATGGGGGGAAACCTTCGATTATGAGCATGTATCGACACAAGCAAAAGCAAGTGGCGCTGCTTGGATTTGGGCAGTCCATACGGAAACATCCACAGGGGTGCTGCAGGACATGGACCAGTTGAAAAATATAGCAAAGAAGAACGGCAGCAAATTGATCCTTGATTGCTGCAGCTCCCTTGGCAATGTGCCGATCGATTTACGGGGCGTTTATATGGCAACTGCCGGCAGCGGGAAAGGCCTGGCTTCCTATGCCGGTTTAGCTTTCGTCTTTTATCATCATCCAATCCCCATTTCGGATAATATCCCGCGTTATTTGGATTTGGGTCTCTACCATGCACATGAGAGTGCCCCATTCACTCACTCTTCCAATCTGATAGATGCTTTATCGGCAGCAATCGAGCAATGGGAGAACCAGGAACTGATAAAGCGAGTTCAGGAATTGACAGGGAAACTGATCGCATTATGCAGGCAGAAGGGACTGAGAATCTTGGCAGAAACGGAGTTTGCACCTGGCATTGTCACCATCGTCCTGCCCGAAGCGCTTCGTGCGGACGTCATCGGCCGGGAAGCCGCCCGAAAAGGTTATTTGATCAGCTGCAATAGCAGTTACCTCATCGAACGCAATTGGGTGCAGCTTTCCGTCATGGGGCATCATCAGGAGGAGGATTTGGAACGCGTCACTGATACACTTTCCAATCTGATCGGAAAGAAGGAATCATTCGCTTGATGAACTTTTTCACAACCGCCAAGGGATTCTGTTCGATAGGAGCAGCTTTCCTGTTAGGCAAGATGTATGTAATTTGCATCATCTATTTTGGGCTGCCTTTATATGAACCTTTCGACTACATCCAATTATTCCTGTCCTGTTTGTCGTCGATCGCCCTTTTATTTTTACTGCTGTATCTGTTTGCAAGAAAACTGCGGGCTGGTGCATTCCTGCTCCTGCATATCATTTTAACCGGGATTCTTTATGGTAACTTGCTGTATTTTCGATTTTATATCGACTTTGTCACGCTGCCGATACTATTCCAATTCAAGAATGTCGGTGGCCTTAGCCAGAGCACGGCTGAGCTGATGGATCCACTCGATCTCATTCTGTTCGCCGATACATTGTTCCTGCTATCATGGTGGATTCTCAAAAGACCAAAAGCCCTCCCTTTCAAGCGCAAGCAAAAAGGGCTATTGGCAAGCCTCACTGCTCTGCTGATCGGGATCAATGTCGGAATCTCCCATATCGGGGCGGGGGACCAGCATGATGGCAGCCATAACCGCCCAGCGATGGTGAGTGCGCTCGGACCTGTTTATTATCACGGCTATGATATCTATCAAACCGTGCGTGCTGAGCTCAGCAGTACGTTTGCGACCAAAAAGGATTATGAGAAGGCTGCAGCGTATCTGGATTCTGCCGACACCGATATCGTGTCCCCGTACTTTGGTGCTGCAAAAGGAAAAAATGTCATCCTGATCAACCTGGAATCAACGCAGCAGTTTGTCATTGGCAGGGAAGTGAAGGGGGAGGAAATCACCCCCTTCATGAACAGCTTGATGGAGGACAGCTTCTATTTCGACCAAATCTACCATCAAACCGCGCAAGGGAAGACGTCGGATGCTGAATTCATGTTCGATCAATCCTTTTATCCACTCGCCAGCGGTTCCGTTTATGTGAGGCGTCCGGAAAATGAATATATCGCCATGCCGGAAATTTTAGGGGAGTCTGGTTATCAGAGTGCTTCCTTCCACGGCAATGTCGGCAGTTTTTGGAATAGGGAGGAAGCATACGATGCTTTCGGCTATGATGCATTCTTCTCCAAGGATGCTTATGAAGTGTCGGCTGGGAATTCGGTGAATTACGGCATCAAAGATGAAGCCTTCCTCGATCAGTCAATCCCTTATCTCCTTGAATTGGAGCAGCCATTTTACAGCAAGTTCCTGCTGCTTACCAATCATTTTCCCTTCCTGTTGGATGAAGAGGATGTTTTACTGGACGAAGCGGAAACAGGGCTGAATGTCGTGGATCGCTACTTCCAGACTGTTCGTTACCAGGATGAAGCGCTCAAGGGATTCTTTGCCGAATTGAAACGCTCTGGATTATACGAGAATTCCATCATTGTCCTCATCGGCGATCATTATGGAATCTCCGAAAACTATTATGACGGGATCGCATCCTATCTGGATGAGGATTTGTCAGTGCCGGAGAAGATCGATCTGCAGCAAGTACCACTGATCATCCATGTACCTGGCCAGGAGGGGGGAACCTTCCATAGTCCTGGTGGACAAATCGATATACAGCCCACAATCCTGCATCTGCTTGGAGTGGATACAGCCGACTTTCCGAATTTCGGCCAGGATTTGCTTGCAGACGAGCGTGATCCCTTCGTTGTCTTCCGCGACGGTGATTTCGTGACAGAAGACGTCATTTATACGGCACAGCTTTGCTATGATAAGGCCTCTATCAAGCAGACAAACATGAATAGATGCTCCCCGTATTTTGATAAACGGAATAAAGAACTATATTATTCGGACGCCATCTTGAATGGTGATTTGCTTCGTTTCGCTGATTGAATGAAATCCGCTCCGCCAAGGGGCGGATTTTTTATGGTACAGCCTGCGATGAGTGAGAATCTTCTCCTTTCCTTATCCCTTAGATGCAGCTTTTATATTTACATAATGTTTCCAACATGCTATTGTATATAGGTTCTATTCACACTAAGTTCATAGGAATTATATAATTTGATAAGGAGGATGATCAAATTGGACTTATTCACGTTTGTGAATATCATTATTTTATTAGCCTTATTGGGTGTGCTCTTTTATATGCAGAAGAAGCACATTTCCTTTTCCAAGCGCGTGCTGACCGGGCTGGGACTCGGGATCATACTAGGCGTTGTACTGCAGCTGATCTATGAGCCCGATTCCGAGACCCTCGTCATGACGAATGACTGGTTCGGTTTGGTGGGAAGCGGTTATGTGAAGCTTTTGCAAATGATCGTCATGCCGCTTGTGTTCATTTCGATTGTAGCTGCGTTCACCAGACTTGAAAAATCATCGAATATCGGGAAGATAAGCGGACTTGTCATCGGGACTCTGATGGTGACGACCGCCATCGCTGCAGCAATCGGTATCGCGTCGGCTGCAGGATTCGATCTGAAAGCAATCGATGTTGCAACTGGTGATGCGGAGCTGACACGCGGGGAAGAATTGGAAAGCAGCTTGACAGAAGTGCAAAGCACAACTGTACCGCAAAAGATATTGGAATTCCTGCCAGCCAATCCATTCTTGGATCTGACCGGGGCGCGAGCCACTTCCACGATTGCGGTCGTCATCTTTGCAGCGTTTGTAGGGGTAGCCTACCTTGGGGTGAAGAGGAAGAATCCGGAGCAAGCTGCATTCTTCCAGAAAATGATCGACTCGCTGCATAGTCTTGTCATGCGTATCGTTACATTGGTATTGCGCCTGACACCTTACGGAATTCTTGCTTTAATGGCAAAGACAGTGGCAGGGAGCGACTTCCAAGCCATCGCGACACTGGGTAAATTCGTCATCGCTTCCTATGTTGCGCTGCTTGCCATGTTCCTGGTTCACTTGCTCATCCTGACCATAATGGGACTCAGTCCGAAACAATATGTCAAAAAAGTCACGCCAGTACTGGCATTCGCCTTTACTTCCCGTACAAGTGCGGGTACCTTGCCGCTGAATGTCGAGGCGCAAAGGAATAAATTAGGTGTACCGGAATCGATCGCCAATTTCTCGGCCTCCTTCGGTATCACTATCGGGCAAAACGGATGTGCGGGTATTTATCCAGCCATGCTTGCTGTCATGATTGCACCTACCCAAGGCATCAATCCACTATCCCCATCCTTCATTGCGACGTTGATCGTTGTCGTCATGATCAGTTCATTCGGTGTTGCCGGTGTCGGAGGGGGAGCCACTTTTGCTTCTTTGATAGTCCTGTCCACGATGAATCTGCCGGTTGCTTTGGCAGGTGTATTGATCTCGATCGAGCCGCTGATCGATATGGGGCGGACAGCGCTGAACGTAAGTGGATCCATGGTCTCTGGATTGGTGACAAGCCGTACGCTTGGGGAATTGGACACAAAAACATACCGTTCCACTGAAGCTGCCGCGGATAGCGCAGCAGGCTGACTGCAAAAAACCGCTCCTGTCAGGAGCGGTTTTTTCCATGCAATGAAATATCTATTATATGGTCGAACGGGATGCGGAGCGGATATAAAACGTCCTTTGTATCCAGAAGCAAATATCGTTCAGATCGTTTCAGACCAGTCACGATTCCGCGGGCATTTTCTACTTGGCGCCCTTTTCTATACAGCATACATACCTTCGTTTTCCCCACCTCGATTTCCCGTACCTTCTGCTCCAGCTCTTCCAGCTGCTGCTCATCCATGATCGGCGGCTTTGCCGTCCCGATTTCCCGTCCCATTTGCTGCAGCATTTCCACATGCTCTGGAAGCATCAAAGATGTCCATTTGATTTTACCGCGATCATTCACCATATGTCATTCCTCCTGCTATCAGCATAATCGAACACATGTTCTTTTTCAAGTGACACGGAACATACGTTTGTATATAATGTTTGTATGAACTCGGAACAGAAAGCGGGGATCCCAATGGACAGAGCATCACTGATAAGATTCATGGAACGGCAGGTCACGATGATCTATATGGCGAAAGATGGCTCCTTGACAAAACGCCAGGTCAAGATTGAAAAGATCAATGAAGCATCCGTTACAGGATATTGCTATTTACGGAAGCAGCTGCGCACCTTCCGGATGGATCGCATCCTTGCCATTCAGCCAATCAAACACCATGACAGGTGGCGCATGTCTTCTTGACCCCTGTCATGCACCACTGTCTCCTTTCTGAATAGATTACTAGGGAAACTCAGGGAAAAGGAGAACATGCGATGACTATTTTATTCGATGGCAGCGATGCTCATCATGCCCCCTTGGCTTCTTGGCAGCAAGAAGCACTTGTTGCATTACATAAAAAATTATCCGACCAGCAATCCAGATTCCCTTGTATACCGGCGGCAGTCGGCCATCGGCTTGGCCAGTTCCGTTACGGTTTTGCGGGCGATCCCACTGCAGCAGATACAGCTGGGCAGCTGGCAGATTTATTGACAATATACGGACGGCAATCCAAGGAATTCGGTCATTATACTTCCCTGATCG from Terribacillus sp. FSL K6-0262 encodes:
- a CDS encoding queuosine precursor transporter, yielding MHNDLLWIAFSIINFALLLIMYRLFGRLGLFVWVGMATVLANIQVTKTIELFGLTATMGNIIYGTIFLASDILNENYGKKIARKAVGLGFATLIIMTVIMQFVLLFDPAPSDFAQSSLRTIFGFIPRVALGSLIAFAISQYVDVWLYALVKRMLPDDKFLWVRNNGSTMLSQLLDTLVFCTIAFAGAYEGSVWLEIFISTYVLKFVVSIISTPFLYGAKRMYRNIND
- a CDS encoding sterile alpha motif-like domain-containing protein, which translates into the protein MRSFYHFMMTYRGRRKPTDESKLADWIFMDHNFPKHSTSYDEISEYLEWNSPFHGALQVFDRLWRTYETTE
- a CDS encoding dihydrofolate reductase encodes the protein MISLLFAMDQNRGIGYKNDMPWHLPRDLRFFKEKTTNQIIVMGRKTLDSMNGALPNRDNVVLTRDKAFKSEDVTVLHDVDEVKELADKHPEQEIFIIGGSEIFSQTLDIADRIYMTYIEESFPADRYFPDFPLDDWVETKREKGIKDEKNPYDYYFIQYDRVKN
- a CDS encoding HD domain-containing protein; translated protein: MEQMEQLEEMERYAYTIFRKDATGHDFYHMKRVAKMGRKIAFAEGADPFLTEAIGWMHDIGDHKLFDEPADAVAEAQGFLRRIGMEEDIIQEIFLACRKISFSKGRIPDSLEGRIIQDADRLDAIGAIGIARTFAFGGAASRLIHWPNDPKQSSVQHFYDKLLKLKETLHTKTAVHIAESRHAFMQDFLDQFFAEWDMPCDDIR
- a CDS encoding LTA synthase family protein; this translates as MNFFTTAKGFCSIGAAFLLGKMYVICIIYFGLPLYEPFDYIQLFLSCLSSIALLFLLLYLFARKLRAGAFLLLHIILTGILYGNLLYFRFYIDFVTLPILFQFKNVGGLSQSTAELMDPLDLILFADTLFLLSWWILKRPKALPFKRKQKGLLASLTALLIGINVGISHIGAGDQHDGSHNRPAMVSALGPVYYHGYDIYQTVRAELSSTFATKKDYEKAAAYLDSADTDIVSPYFGAAKGKNVILINLESTQQFVIGREVKGEEITPFMNSLMEDSFYFDQIYHQTAQGKTSDAEFMFDQSFYPLASGSVYVRRPENEYIAMPEILGESGYQSASFHGNVGSFWNREEAYDAFGYDAFFSKDAYEVSAGNSVNYGIKDEAFLDQSIPYLLELEQPFYSKFLLLTNHFPFLLDEEDVLLDEAETGLNVVDRYFQTVRYQDEALKGFFAELKRSGLYENSIIVLIGDHYGISENYYDGIASYLDEDLSVPEKIDLQQVPLIIHVPGQEGGTFHSPGGQIDIQPTILHLLGVDTADFPNFGQDLLADERDPFVVFRDGDFVTEDVIYTAQLCYDKASIKQTNMNRCSPYFDKRNKELYYSDAILNGDLLRFAD
- a CDS encoding thymidylate synthase; translation: MKTSEQAYLDLCRYVLENGTKKEDRTGTGTVSVFGYQMRFDLQQGFPLLTTKRVPFRLIASELLWFLKGDTNIRYLLEHDNNIWNEWAFKNWVESDAYDGPDMTDFGRRSLQDEEFRVMYESQMEKFKQLILTDDAFSERFGHLGDVYGKQWRSWETTKGDSIDQLQDVIETIKKNPDSRRLIVSAWNPEDVPTMALPPCHTMFQFYVADNKLSCQLYQRSGDIFLGIPFNIASYSLLTHLIAKECGLEVGEFIHTIGDAHLYSNHLEQVETQLGRTPKALPSLEIKESFSSVFDASMEDLEIIGYEPHPAIKAPVAV
- a CDS encoding ribonuclease HI family protein, encoding MIEVYTDGASSGNPGESGAGIVVIKEGVRKTYSIPLGMMSNHQAEFWAIIKALEICREEHPEAIISLRSDSQAAVQAIDKEYTKNKEFRPLLEQIMELSRVFPYFFIKWIPEKQNKAADQLAREAIRRLIDK
- a CDS encoding cold-shock protein, encoding MPNGIVKWFNAEKGYGFIQVEDGNDVFVHYSAIQEEGFKNLEEGQEVSFEVIEGERGPQAANVVKL
- the plsY gene encoding glycerol-3-phosphate 1-O-acyltransferase PlsY, which gives rise to MEYIGLALVSVILAYLLGTLNAAYYMMKWKHGIDIRTIGSGNAGATNAGRAMGKKGFFLVLIFDLAKGMLAVLFVRESGQTELIAGLSVIAAVLGHIFPVQLRFKGGKGIAVSLGALIIFSHQATLLLLAIFLFIYLIVRRFSISGLLAYGCTAVLLPILRFDMLTIAVYVVVTVFILAAHRTHLKAAWSYLLLRNER
- a CDS encoding YolD-like family protein encodes the protein MVNDRGKIKWTSLMLPEHVEMLQQMGREIGTAKPPIMDEQQLEELEQKVREIEVGKTKVCMLYRKGRQVENARGIVTGLKRSERYLLLDTKDVLYPLRIPFDHIIDISLHGKNRS
- a CDS encoding aminotransferase class V-fold PLP-dependent enzyme gives rise to the protein MNSTQLQYKIATEPWEFEQIHTLNYRTFTEEIPQHEVNQERRRIDRFNEENTYIIGIDDKKVVAMIAIRSTRPFSLDEKLDSLDRYLPPHAAKCEIRLLAVEQAYRDGFVFFRLAEALIRYCLENGFDMAVISGVLRQQKLYKHMGFVPFGPLTGAGAAQFQPMYVTEALFQKKARAFQRILRNGQDPISFLPGPVPMAEQVKKAMGGTACSHRAPAFLEQLDQLRTKLRNITQAAHVQILLGSGTLGNDAVAAQLRNLDQNGLILVSGEFGARLTDHARRAGLRFATVEIPWGETFDYEHVSTQAKASGAAWIWAVHTETSTGVLQDMDQLKNIAKKNGSKLILDCCSSLGNVPIDLRGVYMATAGSGKGLASYAGLAFVFYHHPIPISDNIPRYLDLGLYHAHESAPFTHSSNLIDALSAAIEQWENQELIKRVQELTGKLIALCRQKGLRILAETEFAPGIVTIVLPEALRADVIGREAARKGYLISCNSSYLIERNWVQLSVMGHHQEEDLERVTDTLSNLIGKKESFA
- a CDS encoding L-cystine transporter — translated: MIKLDLFTFVNIIILLALLGVLFYMQKKHISFSKRVLTGLGLGIILGVVLQLIYEPDSETLVMTNDWFGLVGSGYVKLLQMIVMPLVFISIVAAFTRLEKSSNIGKISGLVIGTLMVTTAIAAAIGIASAAGFDLKAIDVATGDAELTRGEELESSLTEVQSTTVPQKILEFLPANPFLDLTGARATSTIAVVIFAAFVGVAYLGVKRKNPEQAAFFQKMIDSLHSLVMRIVTLVLRLTPYGILALMAKTVAGSDFQAIATLGKFVIASYVALLAMFLVHLLILTIMGLSPKQYVKKVTPVLAFAFTSRTSAGTLPLNVEAQRNKLGVPESIANFSASFGITIGQNGCAGIYPAMLAVMIAPTQGINPLSPSFIATLIVVVMISSFGVAGVGGGATFASLIVLSTMNLPVALAGVLISIEPLIDMGRTALNVSGSMVSGLVTSRTLGELDTKTYRSTEAAADSAAG
- a CDS encoding DUF72 domain-containing protein, coding for MTIQIGVTGWGDHDKLYPDTKARQQKLKTYATHFDVVEVDASFYAIQPISNYVKWVQETPDNFSFIIKAHQDMTGQSRKKMTRSEAASLFDDFLASIQPVVEARKLAAILFQFPPWFQVEKASISRLRYIRELTKGLPVAIEFRHQSWYAEEYRERTLGLLQELEFIHTVCDEPQAGSGSVPAVPVSTNEQLTLVRFHGRNVHGWNQNGREDWRKVRFLYRYNQTELTEWRELALALEQSSKRVILLFNNNSGGDASDNAKDMMQLLGQKLPDPPPEQLNLFD